Proteins encoded together in one Quercus lobata isolate SW786 chromosome 3, ValleyOak3.0 Primary Assembly, whole genome shotgun sequence window:
- the LOC115978781 gene encoding transmembrane emp24 domain-containing protein p24delta9 yields MIQIETQKKLLILVITYGLLSCTTESIRFELQSSHSKCIAEELKVNSMTVGKYSVINPNEDIPLPDFHKVTVRVTSSNGNTYHHGEKVPSGKFAFMTVEAGDYMACFSAPDHQPPITSTIDFEWKTGVAAKDWSSVAKKGQVDLMELELKKMYDTVISIQEEMFYLREREEEMQVLNKTTNNRMAWLSFLSLIVCLSVAGLQVWHLKTFFEKKKLI; encoded by the exons ATGATTCAAATCGAAACCCAGAAGAAGCTATTGATCCTTGTAATAACATATGGGTTGTTATCGTGTACAACGGAATCAATTCGGTTCGAGCTGCAATCGAGTCACTCAAAGTGCATCGCCGAAGAGTTAAAGGTCAATTCCATGACTGTTGGCAAGTACAGCGTTATCAACCCCAACGAAGACATACCCTTACCCGATTTTCACAAAGTCACCGTtcgg GTGACTTCGTCGAATGGGAATACTTATCATCATGGGGAGAAAGTGCCGTCGGGGAAATTCGCGTTTATGACAGTGGAGGCGGGAGATTACATGGCGTGTTTCTCGGCGCCGGATCATCAGCCTCCCATCACTTCCACCATTGATTTCGAATGGAAGACTGGTGTGGCTGCTAAGGATTGGTCTAGTGTTGCCAAGAAAGGCCAAGTTGAT CTCATGGAACTTGAACTGAAGAAGATGTATGATACTGTTATTTCCATTCAGGAGGAAATGTTTTATCTCCGTGAAAG AGAAGAAGAAATGCAGGTGCTCAACAAAACAACTAACAACAGGATGGCCTGGTTgagttttctttcccttatTGTTTGTTTATCAGTAGCAGGCTTGCAAGTATGGCACCTGAAGaccttttttgagaaaaagaagcTCATATAA